A single region of the Arthrobacter sp. zg-Y20 genome encodes:
- the ribA gene encoding GTP cyclohydrolase II has translation MSEAAAEQPVVPGPGVHLPTAFGDFTATAWTDTRTGVEHMTLTAPGTENSGPLAEGAPLVRLHSECLTGDVFGSYRCDCGEQLEQAMELIALHGGTIVYLRGQEGRGIGLANKLRAYALQEAGADTVEANEQLGLPVDARDYQAAADILHQLGLHRIRLLTNNPAKQDWMRRFGVDVEAMVPSEVPIRAENERYLQTKRDRMDHHLTLLRTKPVQQS, from the coding sequence ATGAGCGAAGCAGCAGCCGAACAGCCGGTGGTACCCGGACCCGGGGTGCATCTGCCCACCGCGTTTGGGGACTTCACCGCCACCGCCTGGACCGACACACGCACCGGCGTCGAACATATGACCCTGACTGCGCCCGGGACGGAAAATTCCGGTCCGCTGGCCGAAGGTGCTCCGCTGGTGCGGCTGCACTCGGAATGCCTCACCGGCGATGTGTTCGGCTCCTACCGCTGCGACTGCGGGGAACAGTTGGAGCAGGCCATGGAGCTTATTGCCCTGCACGGGGGAACCATTGTGTACCTCCGCGGTCAGGAAGGCCGGGGGATCGGCCTGGCGAACAAGCTGCGGGCGTACGCGCTCCAGGAAGCCGGTGCTGACACAGTGGAAGCCAACGAGCAGCTCGGCCTGCCCGTGGACGCCCGCGACTACCAGGCCGCTGCCGACATCCTGCACCAGTTGGGCCTGCACCGGATCCGGCTGCTGACCAACAATCCCGCCAAGCAGGACTGGATGCGCCGTTTCGGCGTGGATGTTGAGGCCATGGTTCCGTCCGAGGTACCCATCCGTGCGGAGAACGAGCGCTATCTGCAGACCAAGCGGGACCGGATGGACCACCACCTGACTTTGCTGCGCACCAAACCCGTGCAGCAGAGCTGA